CAGAAGCATAAGGGCAAGGTCACCTGCCTCGTCCCTCACTACGCGATGTCCGGCGGGACCCTGTTGGCCCTGGCCGCCGATGAGATCATGATGGACGAGAACGCCGTCCTCGGCCCGGTCGATCCGCAGATCGGCGAGTACCCGGCGGCCTCGATCCTCGAAGTGACCAGGATCAAGAAGACCGACGAAATCGACGACAAGACCTTGATCCTGGCCGATGTCTCGAAGAAGGCGATGCGGCAGGTCAAAGAGGCCGTGACCGACCTGCTCAAGAAGAAGCGACCGGCCGACGAGGCCGAGCGGATCGCCGACGAATTGACCAAGGGTCAGTGGACGCACGACTATCCGATCACCTTCGAGAAGCTTCAGGCCATGGGCCTGCCGGTCCAGGTCGGCCTGCCGGTCGAGGTCTACGAGATGATGGACCTCTATCCGCAACCGGCCACGAGGCGCCCCTCCGTTCAGTACGTGCCGATCCCTTACGACGGCGCGGAGCGGGGGAAGAAGAAGTGATGGGAAGGCCCCGCCGGCGCCTGAGCAAATT
This genomic stretch from Bacillota bacterium harbors:
- a CDS encoding ATP-dependent Clp protease proteolytic subunit — encoded protein: MASTSWSNIIWIALIIWTFLNPWLRQRAIGTARFRALRRLEVRRGTRVITLIHRQEALSLFGIQLAKFIDIEDSEAVLRAIRLTPEDMPIDIILHTPGGLVLAAEQIALAVQKHKGKVTCLVPHYAMSGGTLLALAADEIMMDENAVLGPVDPQIGEYPAASILEVTRIKKTDEIDDKTLILADVSKKAMRQVKEAVTDLLKKKRPADEAERIADELTKGQWTHDYPITFEKLQAMGLPVQVGLPVEVYEMMDLYPQPATRRPSVQYVPIPYDGAERGKKK